From the Paramormyrops kingsleyae isolate MSU_618 chromosome 7, PKINGS_0.4, whole genome shotgun sequence genome, one window contains:
- the car15 gene encoding carbonic anhydrase 15 isoform X1: MDENLKIMNFWRSLFFFVVFIEKSIAADFCYEDSHCSPNSWGNSFAQCRPRTDSRQSPINLDSKMTRNESLRPLDLQGFDAAPSGNWTLKNNGHTVMLDVNGLSVSGGGLPGSYQAQQLHFHWGSSSTNGSEHTVNGRRYPMEVTTLLIPYTQMHIVTMKTTDQNLTSALNDTSGLAVLGVFIDVADQDNNNFSAISDLVASVKYKGTTLPISPFPLISLLPVRNMSQYYRYHGSLTTPPCSEAVMWTVYEVPIYVSQKQIDAFTSGVYYTEDGANKALLRNNFRDVQARASRVLYASRDARLLPDSSTPLSSSHLSLALPLLPLLAAWRL; encoded by the exons ATGGATGAAAATCTCAA GATAATGAATTTTTGGcgtagtttgtttttttttgtggtattTATTGAAAAATCGATTGCAG ctgACTTCTGTTATGAAGACAGTCATTGCA GTCCAAATTCGTGGGGGAACAGCTTTGCGCAGTGCCGTCCCAGGACCGATTCGCGTCAATCTCCGATCAATCTGGACTCAAAGATGACTAGAAACGAGTCCCTAAGACCCCTGGATCTCCAGGGCTTCGACGCCGCCCCGTCGGGAAACTGGACCTTAAAAAATAACGGGCATACCG taaTGTTAGACGTTAACGGACTCTCCGTGAGCGGCGGGGGATTGCCCGGCTCGTACCAGGCACAACAGCTTCACTTTCACTGGGGCAGCTCATCTACGAATGGGTCAGAGCATACAGTCAATGGCCGCCGATACCCAATGGAGGTCACTACCCTTCTTATACCTTATACCCAA ATGCACATTGTGACCATGAAAACCACCGACCAAAACTTGACGTCTGCTCTGAATGACACAAGTGGTCTTGCAGTGCTTGGCGTTTTCATCGAC GTAGCAGACCAGGACAATAACAACTTCAGCGCAATCTCCGATTTGGTTGCCTCTGTGAAATATAAAG GGACAACTCTGCCCATCTCCCCTTTTCCTCTGATTTCTCTCCTGCCGGTGCGAAATATGTCCCAGTATTATCGCTACCATGGAAGTCTGACGACTCCCCCCTGCAGCGAGGCTGTGATGTGGACTGTGTATGAGGTTCCCATCTACGTGTCCCAGAAACAG attgaTGCCTTCACCTCCGGAGTGTACTACACCGAGGACGGTGCAAACAAAGCTCTACTAAGAAACAACTTCCGGGATGTACAGGCGAGAGCTTCCCGGGTGCTGTATGCCTCCAGGGATGCCAGGCTGCTCCCCGATTCCTCCACGCCCTTGTCCTCGTCCCACCTCAGCCTGGCCCTTCCCCTCCTCCCCCTGCTAGCTGCATGGCGACTGTAA
- the LOC111842118 gene encoding integral membrane protein DGCR2/IDD produces the protein MLPKPDCSGVALLSFLCALTVSDPPRSELRCGTDQFLCRSGKLQCIPASWRCDGWAACEDRSDELDCPPTREERFRYGNGFDPLEDVVGVAQPMRFNKKCPSGWHHYERTASCYRVYLRNENYWQAVETCQRVNGSLATFVTDEELQFILRIEVDFDEKVCERRDQCKFWVGYQYVVTNQNHSLEGHWEVAYKGSMQVFLPPEGLTTFGEGKLTKDSIFCAQLQRFQIKTMSERGLHSWHAEDCYKKFPFLCKRRQTCVDIKDNVVGEGYYFTPKGDDPCLSCTCHDGEPEMCVAALCERPAGCQHLLRDPRECCKFTCLDTDGTSLFDSMASGMRLIVSCISSFLILSLLLFMVHRLRQRRRQRIETLVGGNLHHFNLGRRVPGFDYGPDVFGTGLTPLHLSDDGEGGAFHFQEPPPPYAAYKYPDTQHPDDPPPPYEDSINPDSLLYIDLGRSAIAPPTGDPPDMEANSPQSGALEESLAPARSRGGREDSVDSSTLLVVPDTPTDDFPPPISSTV, from the exons AGCTGCGCTGTGGCACTGACCAGTTCCTGTGCCGCAGTGGGAAGCTGCAGTGCATCCCCGCGTCCTGGAGATGCGATGGCTGGGCCGCCTGCGAAGACCGGAGCGACGAGCTGGACTGTCCTC CCACCCGTGAGGAGAGATTCCGCTACGGCAACGGCTTCGACCCGCTGGAGGATGTGGTGGGCGTGGCCCAGCCCATGCGCTTCAACA AGAAGTGTCCCAGTGGTTGGCACCACTATGAACGGACAGCCAGCTGCTACAGGGTGTACCTGAGGAACGAAAACTACTGGCAGGCAGTGGAGACGTGCCAGAGGGTCAACGGCTCCCTGGCCACCTTCGTCACCGATGAGGAGCTACAGTTCATCCTGAGGATCGAGGTCGACTTCGACGAGAAAGTGTGCGAGCGCAGGGACCAGTGCAA GTTCTGGGTGGGCTACCAGTACGTCGTCACCAACCAGAACCATTCCCTGGAGGGACATTGGGAAGTGGCTTATAAAG GGTCCATGCAGGTTTTCCTGCCGCCGGAGGGCCTGACAACCTTCGGGGAGGGCAAGTTAACCAAGGACAGCATCTTCTGTGCCCAGCTGCAGCGTTTCCAGATCAAGACCATGAGCGAGAGGGGTCTTCACAGCTGGCATGCCGAGGACTGCTACAAGAAATTCCCCTTCCTCTGCAAGAGGA GACAGACCTGTGTGGACATCAAGGACAACGTGGTGGGCGAGGGCTACTACTTCACGCCCAAGGGGGACGACCCGTGCCTGAGCTGCACGTGCCACGACGGCGAGCCGGAGATGTGCGTGGCGGCGCTTTGCGAGCGGCCAGCGGGGTGCCAGCACCTCCTCAGGGACCCGCGGGAGTGCTGCAAGTTCACCTGTCTGGACACGG ACGGCACCAGCCTCTTTGACTCCATGGCCAGTGGCATGCGCCTGATTGTCAGCTGCATCTCGTccttcctcatcctctccctGCTGCTCTTCATGGTGCATCGCCTGCGGCAGCGGAGACGCCAGCGCATCGAAACGCTCGTCGGCGGCAACC TCCATCACTTCAACCTGGGTCGTCGAGTCCCCGGGTTCGATTACGGCCCCGATGTCTTCGGCACCGGTCTCACACCCTTGCACCTGTCTGACGACGGAGAGGGGGGCGCCTTCCACTTCCAGGAGCCCCCACCTCCCTATGCGGCATACAAGTACCCAGACACCCAGCACCCGGacgaccccccgcccccatatgAGGACTCCATCAACCCGGACAGCCTCCTCTACATAGACTTGG GAAGGAGTGCCATagcaccccctactggtgaCCCGCCTGACATGGAAGCCAATAGTCCCCAGTCTGGGGCCCTGGAGGAGAGTCTGGCGCCGGCACGGTCCCGAGGAGGGCGGGAGGATTCTGTGGACAGCAGCACGTTATTGGTGGTGCCAGACACACCCACTGATGATTTCCCACCCCCCATCAGCTCCACCGTGTag
- the car15 gene encoding carbonic anhydrase 15 isoform X2: MDENLKIMNFWRSLFFFVVFIEKSIAADFCYEDSHCSPNSWGNSFAQCRPRTDSRQSPINLDSKMTRNESLRPLDLQGFDAAPSGNWTLKNNGHTVMLDVNGLSVSGGGLPGSYQAQQLHFHWGSSSTNGSEHTVNGRRYPMEMHIVTMKTTDQNLTSALNDTSGLAVLGVFIDVADQDNNNFSAISDLVASVKYKGTTLPISPFPLISLLPVRNMSQYYRYHGSLTTPPCSEAVMWTVYEVPIYVSQKQIDAFTSGVYYTEDGANKALLRNNFRDVQARASRVLYASRDARLLPDSSTPLSSSHLSLALPLLPLLAAWRL; encoded by the exons ATGGATGAAAATCTCAA GATAATGAATTTTTGGcgtagtttgtttttttttgtggtattTATTGAAAAATCGATTGCAG ctgACTTCTGTTATGAAGACAGTCATTGCA GTCCAAATTCGTGGGGGAACAGCTTTGCGCAGTGCCGTCCCAGGACCGATTCGCGTCAATCTCCGATCAATCTGGACTCAAAGATGACTAGAAACGAGTCCCTAAGACCCCTGGATCTCCAGGGCTTCGACGCCGCCCCGTCGGGAAACTGGACCTTAAAAAATAACGGGCATACCG taaTGTTAGACGTTAACGGACTCTCCGTGAGCGGCGGGGGATTGCCCGGCTCGTACCAGGCACAACAGCTTCACTTTCACTGGGGCAGCTCATCTACGAATGGGTCAGAGCATACAGTCAATGGCCGCCGATACCCAATGGAG ATGCACATTGTGACCATGAAAACCACCGACCAAAACTTGACGTCTGCTCTGAATGACACAAGTGGTCTTGCAGTGCTTGGCGTTTTCATCGAC GTAGCAGACCAGGACAATAACAACTTCAGCGCAATCTCCGATTTGGTTGCCTCTGTGAAATATAAAG GGACAACTCTGCCCATCTCCCCTTTTCCTCTGATTTCTCTCCTGCCGGTGCGAAATATGTCCCAGTATTATCGCTACCATGGAAGTCTGACGACTCCCCCCTGCAGCGAGGCTGTGATGTGGACTGTGTATGAGGTTCCCATCTACGTGTCCCAGAAACAG attgaTGCCTTCACCTCCGGAGTGTACTACACCGAGGACGGTGCAAACAAAGCTCTACTAAGAAACAACTTCCGGGATGTACAGGCGAGAGCTTCCCGGGTGCTGTATGCCTCCAGGGATGCCAGGCTGCTCCCCGATTCCTCCACGCCCTTGTCCTCGTCCCACCTCAGCCTGGCCCTTCCCCTCCTCCCCCTGCTAGCTGCATGGCGACTGTAA